The Meriones unguiculatus strain TT.TT164.6M chromosome 1, Bangor_MerUng_6.1, whole genome shotgun sequence genome has a segment encoding these proteins:
- the Myrf gene encoding myelin regulatory factor isoform X3, with translation MEVVDETEALQRFFEGHDISGALEPSNIDTSILEEYIGKEDASDLCFPDISAPASTASFPHGPPAIPGSSGLHHLSPPGSGPSPGRHGPLPPPTYGTPLNCNNNNGMGTAPKPFLGASGPPIKAEPKAPYAPGTLPDSPPDSGSEAYSPQQVNDPHLLRTITPETLCHVGVPSRLEHPPPPPAHLPGPPPPPPPPPHYPVLQRDLYMKAEAPVPPYAAMGPGLVPPELHHTQQTQVLHQLLQQHGAELPPHPSKKRKHSESPPNTLNAQMLNGMIKQEPGTVSALPPHPARAPSPPWPPQGPLSPGTGSLPLSIARVQTPPWHPPGAPSPGLLQDSDSLSGSYLDPNYQSIKWQPHQQNKWATLYDANYKELPMLTYRVDADKGFNFSVGDDAFVCQKKNHFQVTVYIGMLGEPKYVKTPEGLKPLDCFYLKLHGVKLEALNQSINIEQSQSDRSKRPFNPVTVNLPPEQVTKVTVGRLHFSETTANNMRKKGKPNPDQRYFMLVVALQAHAQNQNYTLAAQISERIIVRASNPGQFESDSDVLWQRAQLPDTVFHHGRVGINTDRPDEALVVHGNVKVMGSLMHPSDLRAKENVQEVDTTEQLKRISRMRLVHYRYKPEFAASAGIEATAPETGVIAQEVKEILPEAVKDTGDIVFANGKTIENFLVVNKERIFMENVGAVKELCKLTDNLETRIDELERWSHKLAKLRRLDSLKSTGSSGAFSHAGSQFSRAGSVPHKKRPPKVASKSSPVVPDQACISQRFLQGTIIALVVVMAFSVVSMSTLYVLSLRSEEDLVDADGSFAVSTSCLLALLRPHHLGGSEAMCPWSSQSFGTTQLRQSSVTTGLPGTQPSLLLVTNSASGPALRTLDLCSSQPCPIVCCSTPTSSPVTDPSLGPTVNPAPSPSPSPSPNSKNSGPSQMAPLPVTNIRAKSWGISANGIGYSKHPKNPEPLASPVVPFPGGQSKTKNSPSFSLHSRARRDAPQLSPSPAQLTQTQSQLVSLLTDSVPSLTSIQLLENSMPITSQYCVPEDACRLGNFTYHIPVSSSTPLHLSLTLQMNSSTPVSVVLCSLTSKEEPCEEGGFLQRLHPYQDTQGTSHQWPVTILSFREFTYHFQVALLGQANCSSEAIVQPATDYYFHFYRLCD, from the exons ATGGAGGTGGTGGACGAGACCGAAGCGCTTCAGCGCTTCTTCGAAG GCCATGACATCAGCGGTGCCCTGGAGCCCTCCAACATAGACACCAGTATCCTGGAGGAGTACATTGGCAAAGAGGACGCCTCTGACCT CTGCTTCCCAGACATCTCTGCACCAGCCAGCACAGCCTCCTTCCCCCACGGGCCACCGGCCATTCCCGGCTCCAGCGGGCTCCACCATCTGAGCCCCCCTGGGAGTGGACCATCCCCTGGGCGCCATGGTCCCCTCCCACCCCCGACCTACGGCACCCCACTcaactgcaacaacaacaacggCATGGGCACGGCCCCTAAGCCCTTCCTGGGGGCCTCTGGGCCTCCCATCAAAGCAGAGCCCAAGGCTCCTTATGCCCCAGG CACACTGCCAGACTCGCCCCCAGACTCAGGCTCTGAGGCCTACTCCCCTCAGCAGGTGAATG ACCCCCATCTTCTGCGTACCATAACCCCGGAGACTCTGTGCCACGTGGGAGTTCCTTCCCGACTAGAGCACCCGCCCCCACCTCCAGCCCACTTGCCGGGGCCCCCACCACCCCCGCCTCCCCCACCTCACTACCCTGTCCTGCAGCGGGACCTCTACATGAAGGCTGAGGCCCCTGTGCCCCCCTATGCTGCCATGGGGCCGGGCCTGGTGCCCCCCGagctccaccacacccagcagacCCAGGTGCTACACCAGCTGCTGCAACAGCATGGAGCTGA GCTCCCTCCACACCCCTCCAAGAAGAGGAAGCACTCTGAGTCACCCCCCAACACCCTCAATGCCCAAATGCTGAACGGAATGATCAAGCAGGAACCTGGGACTGTGTCAGCCTTGCCCCCCCACCCTGCCAGAGCCCCGTCCCCACCATGGCCTCCCCAGGGCCCACTCTCACCTGGCACTGGCTCCTTGCCCCTCAGCATCGCCCGAGTCCAGACTCCACCTTGGCACCCACCAGGCGCACCCTCCCCAG gcCTCCTGCAGGACAGTGATAGCCTCAGTGGTTCCTACCTGGACCCCAACTACCAATCTATCAAGTGGCAGCCGCATCAACAGAACAAGTGGGCAACCCTGTATGATGCCAACTATAAGGAGCT GCCTATGCTCACCTATCGTGTGGACGCCGACAAGGGCTTCAACTTTTCGGTGGGCGACGATGCTTTTGTGTGTCAGAAGAAGAACCACTTCCAGGTGACGGTGTACATCGGCATGCTGGGTGAGCCCAAGTATGTCAAGACGCCTGAAGGCCTCAAGCCCCTGGACTGCTTCTATCTGAAGCTGCACGGAGTGAAG CTAGAGGCCCTGAACCAGTCTATCAACATCGAGCAGTCACAGTCAGACAGAAGCAAGAGGCCCTTCAACCCTGTCAC GGTCAATCTTCCCCCTGAGCAGGTCACAAAGGTGACCGTGGGGCGGCTCCATTTCAGTGAGACCACGGCCAACAACATGCGCAAGAAGGGCAAGCCCAACCCTGACCAGAG GTATTTCATGCTGGTGGTGGCCCTCCAGGCGCACGCGCAGAACCAGAATTACACGCTGGCAGCGCAGATCTCAGAGCGCATCATTGTGCGG GCCTCTAACCCAGGTCAGTTTGAGAGTGACAGTGACGTGCTGTGGCAACGGGCACAGCTGCCCGACACCGTCTTCCACCATGGCCGTGTGGGCATCAATACGGACCGGCCAGATGAGGCACTGGTTGTACATGGCAATGTCAAGGTCATGGGATCACTCATGCACCCTTCAGATCTGCGGGCCAAAGAGAATGTGCAGGAG GTAGACACCACTGAACAGCTGAAGAGGATCTCTCGAATGCGGCTGGTGCACTACAGATATAAGCCCGAGTTCGCTGCTAGTGCAGGCATTGAAGCCACTGCACCAGAGACAG GTGTCATCGCCCAGGAAGTGAAGGAGATCCTGCCTGAGGCTGTGAAGGACACAGGGGATATAGTCTTTGCCAATGGGAAAACCATAGAGAACTTCCTGGTCGTGAACAAG GAGCGAATCTTCATGGAAAATGTGGGGGCGGTGAAGGAGCTATGCAAACTGACAGACAACCTGGAGACCCGTATCGATGAGCTGGAGCGCTGGAGCCACAAGCTGGCCAAACTGCGGCGCCTTGACAGCCTCAAGTCAACCGGCAGCTCCGGCGCGTTCAG CCATGCAGGGAGTCAGTTTAGTCGGGCGGGCAGTGTCCCCCACAAGAAGAGGCCCCCTAAAGTAGCCAGTAAG TCATCACCAGTGGTACCAGACCAGGCCTGCATCAGTCAGCGCTTCCTGCAGGGAACTATCATTGCTCTGGTGGTGGTCATGGCCTTCAG CGTGGTGTCCATGTCCACACTGTATGTGCTGAGCCTGCGCTCTGAAGAGGACCTGGTGGATGCTGATGG CTCTTTTGCCGTGTCTACTTCCTGTCTCCTGGCCCTGCTCCGGCCCCACCACCTTGGGGGGAGTGAGGCCATGTGCCCATG GTCCAGCCAGAGCTTTGGGACCACGCAGCTCCGACAGTCCTCTGTGACCACTGGACTGCCAGGCACACAGCCTTCTTTGCTGCTGG TCACCAACTCAGCCTCAGGTCCAGCTCTCCGTACCTTGGACCTGTGCTCCAGCCAGCCCTGCCCCATCGTCTGCTGCTCTACCCCCACCTCCAGTCCTGTTACAGATCCTAGCCTTGGCCCCACTGTTAACCCTGCTCCAagccctagccccagccccagccccaactCCAAGAACTCAG GTCCCAGCCAGATGGCCCCGCTGCCAGTCACCAACATCAGAGCCAAATCCTGGGGCATCTCAGCAAATGGCATCGGCTATTCCAAGCACCCTAAGAACCCAGAACCTCTAGCCAGCCCTGTGGTCCCCTTTCCTGGAGGGCAGAGCAAGACCAAGAACAGCCCcagcttcagtctccacagtcGTGCCCGCAGAGACGCCCCACAACTCAGCCCAAGCCCTGCTCAACTCACTCAGACCCAGAGCCAGCTAG TCTCTCTTCTTACAGACTCAGTGCCATCCCTGACCTCCATCCAGCTGCTGGAAAACTCCATGCCTATCACTTCCCAGTACTGTGTACCAGAGGATGCCTGCAG GCTTGGAAACTTCACCTACCACATCCCTGTCAGCAGCAGCACCCCACTGCACCTGAGCTTGACCCTGCAGATGAA TTCCTCCACCCCTGTGTCCGTGGTACTGTGCAGCCTGACATCAAAGGAGGAACCCTGTGAGGAGGGGGGCTTTTTGCAGAGGCTCCATCCCTATCAGGACACCCAG gGCACCTCTCATCAGTGGCCAGTAACCATCCTGTCCTTCCGTGAATTCACATACCACTTCCAGGTGGCATTGCTG GGTCAGGCCAACTGTAGCTCAGAGGCCATCGTCCAGCCAGCCACAGACTACTACTTCCACTTCTACCGCCTGTGTGACTGA
- the Myrf gene encoding myelin regulatory factor isoform X1 yields MEVVDETEALQRFFEGHDISGALEPSNIDTSILEEYIGKEDASDLCFPDISAPASTASFPHGPPAIPGSSGLHHLSPPGSGPSPGRHGPLPPPTYGTPLNCNNNNGMGTAPKPFLGASGPPIKAEPKAPYAPGTLPDSPPDSGSEAYSPQQVNDPHLLRTITPETLCHVGVPSRLEHPPPPPAHLPGPPPPPPPPPHYPVLQRDLYMKAEAPVPPYAAMGPGLVPPELHHTQQTQVLHQLLQQHGAELPPHPSKKRKHSESPPNTLNAQMLNGMIKQEPGTVSALPPHPARAPSPPWPPQGPLSPGTGSLPLSIARVQTPPWHPPGAPSPGLLQDSDSLSGSYLDPNYQSIKWQPHQQNKWATLYDANYKELPMLTYRVDADKGFNFSVGDDAFVCQKKNHFQVTVYIGMLGEPKYVKTPEGLKPLDCFYLKLHGVKAEALNQSINIEQSQSDRSKRPFNPVTVNLPPEQVTKVTVGRLHFSETTANNMRKKGKPNPDQRYFMLVVALQAHAQNQNYTLAAQISERIIVRASNPGQFESDSDVLWQRAQLPDTVFHHGRVGINTDRPDEALVVHGNVKVMGSLMHPSDLRAKENVQEVDTTEQLKRISRMRLVHYRYKPEFAASAGIEATAPETGVIAQEVKEILPEAVKDTGDIVFANGKTIENFLVVNKERIFMENVGAVKELCKLTDNLETRIDELERWSHKLAKLRRLDSLKSTGSSGAFSHAGSQFSRAGSVPHKKRPPKVASKSSPVVPDQACISQRFLQGTIIALVVVMAFSVVSMSTLYVLSLRSEEDLVDADGSFAVSTSCLLALLRPHHLGGSEAMCPCRSSQSFGTTQLRQSSVTTGLPGTQPSLLLVTNSASGPALRTLDLCSSQPCPIVCCSTPTSSPVTDPSLGPTVNPAPSPSPSPSPNSKNSGPSQMAPLPVTNIRAKSWGISANGIGYSKHPKNPEPLASPVVPFPGGQSKTKNSPSFSLHSRARRDAPQLSPSPAQLTQTQSQLVSLLTDSVPSLTSIQLLENSMPITSQYCVPEDACRLGNFTYHIPVSSSTPLHLSLTLQMNSSTPVSVVLCSLTSKEEPCEEGGFLQRLHPYQDTQGTSHQWPVTILSFREFTYHFQVALLGQANCSSEAIVQPATDYYFHFYRLCD; encoded by the exons ATGGAGGTGGTGGACGAGACCGAAGCGCTTCAGCGCTTCTTCGAAG GCCATGACATCAGCGGTGCCCTGGAGCCCTCCAACATAGACACCAGTATCCTGGAGGAGTACATTGGCAAAGAGGACGCCTCTGACCT CTGCTTCCCAGACATCTCTGCACCAGCCAGCACAGCCTCCTTCCCCCACGGGCCACCGGCCATTCCCGGCTCCAGCGGGCTCCACCATCTGAGCCCCCCTGGGAGTGGACCATCCCCTGGGCGCCATGGTCCCCTCCCACCCCCGACCTACGGCACCCCACTcaactgcaacaacaacaacggCATGGGCACGGCCCCTAAGCCCTTCCTGGGGGCCTCTGGGCCTCCCATCAAAGCAGAGCCCAAGGCTCCTTATGCCCCAGG CACACTGCCAGACTCGCCCCCAGACTCAGGCTCTGAGGCCTACTCCCCTCAGCAGGTGAATG ACCCCCATCTTCTGCGTACCATAACCCCGGAGACTCTGTGCCACGTGGGAGTTCCTTCCCGACTAGAGCACCCGCCCCCACCTCCAGCCCACTTGCCGGGGCCCCCACCACCCCCGCCTCCCCCACCTCACTACCCTGTCCTGCAGCGGGACCTCTACATGAAGGCTGAGGCCCCTGTGCCCCCCTATGCTGCCATGGGGCCGGGCCTGGTGCCCCCCGagctccaccacacccagcagacCCAGGTGCTACACCAGCTGCTGCAACAGCATGGAGCTGA GCTCCCTCCACACCCCTCCAAGAAGAGGAAGCACTCTGAGTCACCCCCCAACACCCTCAATGCCCAAATGCTGAACGGAATGATCAAGCAGGAACCTGGGACTGTGTCAGCCTTGCCCCCCCACCCTGCCAGAGCCCCGTCCCCACCATGGCCTCCCCAGGGCCCACTCTCACCTGGCACTGGCTCCTTGCCCCTCAGCATCGCCCGAGTCCAGACTCCACCTTGGCACCCACCAGGCGCACCCTCCCCAG gcCTCCTGCAGGACAGTGATAGCCTCAGTGGTTCCTACCTGGACCCCAACTACCAATCTATCAAGTGGCAGCCGCATCAACAGAACAAGTGGGCAACCCTGTATGATGCCAACTATAAGGAGCT GCCTATGCTCACCTATCGTGTGGACGCCGACAAGGGCTTCAACTTTTCGGTGGGCGACGATGCTTTTGTGTGTCAGAAGAAGAACCACTTCCAGGTGACGGTGTACATCGGCATGCTGGGTGAGCCCAAGTATGTCAAGACGCCTGAAGGCCTCAAGCCCCTGGACTGCTTCTATCTGAAGCTGCACGGAGTGAAGGCAG AGGCCCTGAACCAGTCTATCAACATCGAGCAGTCACAGTCAGACAGAAGCAAGAGGCCCTTCAACCCTGTCAC GGTCAATCTTCCCCCTGAGCAGGTCACAAAGGTGACCGTGGGGCGGCTCCATTTCAGTGAGACCACGGCCAACAACATGCGCAAGAAGGGCAAGCCCAACCCTGACCAGAG GTATTTCATGCTGGTGGTGGCCCTCCAGGCGCACGCGCAGAACCAGAATTACACGCTGGCAGCGCAGATCTCAGAGCGCATCATTGTGCGG GCCTCTAACCCAGGTCAGTTTGAGAGTGACAGTGACGTGCTGTGGCAACGGGCACAGCTGCCCGACACCGTCTTCCACCATGGCCGTGTGGGCATCAATACGGACCGGCCAGATGAGGCACTGGTTGTACATGGCAATGTCAAGGTCATGGGATCACTCATGCACCCTTCAGATCTGCGGGCCAAAGAGAATGTGCAGGAG GTAGACACCACTGAACAGCTGAAGAGGATCTCTCGAATGCGGCTGGTGCACTACAGATATAAGCCCGAGTTCGCTGCTAGTGCAGGCATTGAAGCCACTGCACCAGAGACAG GTGTCATCGCCCAGGAAGTGAAGGAGATCCTGCCTGAGGCTGTGAAGGACACAGGGGATATAGTCTTTGCCAATGGGAAAACCATAGAGAACTTCCTGGTCGTGAACAAG GAGCGAATCTTCATGGAAAATGTGGGGGCGGTGAAGGAGCTATGCAAACTGACAGACAACCTGGAGACCCGTATCGATGAGCTGGAGCGCTGGAGCCACAAGCTGGCCAAACTGCGGCGCCTTGACAGCCTCAAGTCAACCGGCAGCTCCGGCGCGTTCAG CCATGCAGGGAGTCAGTTTAGTCGGGCGGGCAGTGTCCCCCACAAGAAGAGGCCCCCTAAAGTAGCCAGTAAG TCATCACCAGTGGTACCAGACCAGGCCTGCATCAGTCAGCGCTTCCTGCAGGGAACTATCATTGCTCTGGTGGTGGTCATGGCCTTCAG CGTGGTGTCCATGTCCACACTGTATGTGCTGAGCCTGCGCTCTGAAGAGGACCTGGTGGATGCTGATGG CTCTTTTGCCGTGTCTACTTCCTGTCTCCTGGCCCTGCTCCGGCCCCACCACCTTGGGGGGAGTGAGGCCATGTGCCCATG CAGGTCCAGCCAGAGCTTTGGGACCACGCAGCTCCGACAGTCCTCTGTGACCACTGGACTGCCAGGCACACAGCCTTCTTTGCTGCTGG TCACCAACTCAGCCTCAGGTCCAGCTCTCCGTACCTTGGACCTGTGCTCCAGCCAGCCCTGCCCCATCGTCTGCTGCTCTACCCCCACCTCCAGTCCTGTTACAGATCCTAGCCTTGGCCCCACTGTTAACCCTGCTCCAagccctagccccagccccagccccaactCCAAGAACTCAG GTCCCAGCCAGATGGCCCCGCTGCCAGTCACCAACATCAGAGCCAAATCCTGGGGCATCTCAGCAAATGGCATCGGCTATTCCAAGCACCCTAAGAACCCAGAACCTCTAGCCAGCCCTGTGGTCCCCTTTCCTGGAGGGCAGAGCAAGACCAAGAACAGCCCcagcttcagtctccacagtcGTGCCCGCAGAGACGCCCCACAACTCAGCCCAAGCCCTGCTCAACTCACTCAGACCCAGAGCCAGCTAG TCTCTCTTCTTACAGACTCAGTGCCATCCCTGACCTCCATCCAGCTGCTGGAAAACTCCATGCCTATCACTTCCCAGTACTGTGTACCAGAGGATGCCTGCAG GCTTGGAAACTTCACCTACCACATCCCTGTCAGCAGCAGCACCCCACTGCACCTGAGCTTGACCCTGCAGATGAA TTCCTCCACCCCTGTGTCCGTGGTACTGTGCAGCCTGACATCAAAGGAGGAACCCTGTGAGGAGGGGGGCTTTTTGCAGAGGCTCCATCCCTATCAGGACACCCAG gGCACCTCTCATCAGTGGCCAGTAACCATCCTGTCCTTCCGTGAATTCACATACCACTTCCAGGTGGCATTGCTG GGTCAGGCCAACTGTAGCTCAGAGGCCATCGTCCAGCCAGCCACAGACTACTACTTCCACTTCTACCGCCTGTGTGACTGA
- the Myrf gene encoding myelin regulatory factor isoform X11 translates to MKAEAPVPPYAAMGPGLVPPELHHTQQTQVLHQLLQQHGAELPPHPSKKRKHSESPPNTLNAQMLNGMIKQEPGTVSALPPHPARAPSPPWPPQGPLSPGTGSLPLSIARVQTPPWHPPGAPSPGLLQDSDSLSGSYLDPNYQSIKWQPHQQNKWATLYDANYKELPMLTYRVDADKGFNFSVGDDAFVCQKKNHFQVTVYIGMLGEPKYVKTPEGLKPLDCFYLKLHGVKLEALNQSINIEQSQSDRSKRPFNPVTVNLPPEQVTKVTVGRLHFSETTANNMRKKGKPNPDQRYFMLVVALQAHAQNQNYTLAAQISERIIVRASNPGQFESDSDVLWQRAQLPDTVFHHGRVGINTDRPDEALVVHGNVKVMGSLMHPSDLRAKENVQEVDTTEQLKRISRMRLVHYRYKPEFAASAGIEATAPETGVIAQEVKEILPEAVKDTGDIVFANGKTIENFLVVNKERIFMENVGAVKELCKLTDNLETRIDELERWSHKLAKLRRLDSLKSTGSSGAFSHAGSQFSRAGSVPHKKRPPKVASKSSPVVPDQACISQRFLQGTIIALVVVMAFSVVSMSTLYVLSLRSEEDLVDADGSFAVSTSCLLALLRPHHLGGSEAMCPCRSSQSFGTTQLRQSSVTTGLPGTQPSLLLVTNSASGPALRTLDLCSSQPCPIVCCSTPTSSPVTDPSLGPTVNPAPSPSPSPSPNSKNSGPSQMAPLPVTNIRAKSWGISANGIGYSKHPKNPEPLASPVVPFPGGQSKTKNSPSFSLHSRARRDAPQLSPSPAQLTQTQSQLVSLLTDSVPSLTSIQLLENSMPITSQYCVPEDACRLGNFTYHIPVSSSTPLHLSLTLQMNSSTPVSVVLCSLTSKEEPCEEGGFLQRLHPYQDTQGTSHQWPVTILSFREFTYHFQVALLGQANCSSEAIVQPATDYYFHFYRLCD, encoded by the exons ATGAAGGCTGAGGCCCCTGTGCCCCCCTATGCTGCCATGGGGCCGGGCCTGGTGCCCCCCGagctccaccacacccagcagacCCAGGTGCTACACCAGCTGCTGCAACAGCATGGAGCTGA GCTCCCTCCACACCCCTCCAAGAAGAGGAAGCACTCTGAGTCACCCCCCAACACCCTCAATGCCCAAATGCTGAACGGAATGATCAAGCAGGAACCTGGGACTGTGTCAGCCTTGCCCCCCCACCCTGCCAGAGCCCCGTCCCCACCATGGCCTCCCCAGGGCCCACTCTCACCTGGCACTGGCTCCTTGCCCCTCAGCATCGCCCGAGTCCAGACTCCACCTTGGCACCCACCAGGCGCACCCTCCCCAG gcCTCCTGCAGGACAGTGATAGCCTCAGTGGTTCCTACCTGGACCCCAACTACCAATCTATCAAGTGGCAGCCGCATCAACAGAACAAGTGGGCAACCCTGTATGATGCCAACTATAAGGAGCT GCCTATGCTCACCTATCGTGTGGACGCCGACAAGGGCTTCAACTTTTCGGTGGGCGACGATGCTTTTGTGTGTCAGAAGAAGAACCACTTCCAGGTGACGGTGTACATCGGCATGCTGGGTGAGCCCAAGTATGTCAAGACGCCTGAAGGCCTCAAGCCCCTGGACTGCTTCTATCTGAAGCTGCACGGAGTGAAG CTAGAGGCCCTGAACCAGTCTATCAACATCGAGCAGTCACAGTCAGACAGAAGCAAGAGGCCCTTCAACCCTGTCAC GGTCAATCTTCCCCCTGAGCAGGTCACAAAGGTGACCGTGGGGCGGCTCCATTTCAGTGAGACCACGGCCAACAACATGCGCAAGAAGGGCAAGCCCAACCCTGACCAGAG GTATTTCATGCTGGTGGTGGCCCTCCAGGCGCACGCGCAGAACCAGAATTACACGCTGGCAGCGCAGATCTCAGAGCGCATCATTGTGCGG GCCTCTAACCCAGGTCAGTTTGAGAGTGACAGTGACGTGCTGTGGCAACGGGCACAGCTGCCCGACACCGTCTTCCACCATGGCCGTGTGGGCATCAATACGGACCGGCCAGATGAGGCACTGGTTGTACATGGCAATGTCAAGGTCATGGGATCACTCATGCACCCTTCAGATCTGCGGGCCAAAGAGAATGTGCAGGAG GTAGACACCACTGAACAGCTGAAGAGGATCTCTCGAATGCGGCTGGTGCACTACAGATATAAGCCCGAGTTCGCTGCTAGTGCAGGCATTGAAGCCACTGCACCAGAGACAG GTGTCATCGCCCAGGAAGTGAAGGAGATCCTGCCTGAGGCTGTGAAGGACACAGGGGATATAGTCTTTGCCAATGGGAAAACCATAGAGAACTTCCTGGTCGTGAACAAG GAGCGAATCTTCATGGAAAATGTGGGGGCGGTGAAGGAGCTATGCAAACTGACAGACAACCTGGAGACCCGTATCGATGAGCTGGAGCGCTGGAGCCACAAGCTGGCCAAACTGCGGCGCCTTGACAGCCTCAAGTCAACCGGCAGCTCCGGCGCGTTCAG CCATGCAGGGAGTCAGTTTAGTCGGGCGGGCAGTGTCCCCCACAAGAAGAGGCCCCCTAAAGTAGCCAGTAAG TCATCACCAGTGGTACCAGACCAGGCCTGCATCAGTCAGCGCTTCCTGCAGGGAACTATCATTGCTCTGGTGGTGGTCATGGCCTTCAG CGTGGTGTCCATGTCCACACTGTATGTGCTGAGCCTGCGCTCTGAAGAGGACCTGGTGGATGCTGATGG CTCTTTTGCCGTGTCTACTTCCTGTCTCCTGGCCCTGCTCCGGCCCCACCACCTTGGGGGGAGTGAGGCCATGTGCCCATG CAGGTCCAGCCAGAGCTTTGGGACCACGCAGCTCCGACAGTCCTCTGTGACCACTGGACTGCCAGGCACACAGCCTTCTTTGCTGCTGG TCACCAACTCAGCCTCAGGTCCAGCTCTCCGTACCTTGGACCTGTGCTCCAGCCAGCCCTGCCCCATCGTCTGCTGCTCTACCCCCACCTCCAGTCCTGTTACAGATCCTAGCCTTGGCCCCACTGTTAACCCTGCTCCAagccctagccccagccccagccccaactCCAAGAACTCAG GTCCCAGCCAGATGGCCCCGCTGCCAGTCACCAACATCAGAGCCAAATCCTGGGGCATCTCAGCAAATGGCATCGGCTATTCCAAGCACCCTAAGAACCCAGAACCTCTAGCCAGCCCTGTGGTCCCCTTTCCTGGAGGGCAGAGCAAGACCAAGAACAGCCCcagcttcagtctccacagtcGTGCCCGCAGAGACGCCCCACAACTCAGCCCAAGCCCTGCTCAACTCACTCAGACCCAGAGCCAGCTAG TCTCTCTTCTTACAGACTCAGTGCCATCCCTGACCTCCATCCAGCTGCTGGAAAACTCCATGCCTATCACTTCCCAGTACTGTGTACCAGAGGATGCCTGCAG GCTTGGAAACTTCACCTACCACATCCCTGTCAGCAGCAGCACCCCACTGCACCTGAGCTTGACCCTGCAGATGAA TTCCTCCACCCCTGTGTCCGTGGTACTGTGCAGCCTGACATCAAAGGAGGAACCCTGTGAGGAGGGGGGCTTTTTGCAGAGGCTCCATCCCTATCAGGACACCCAG gGCACCTCTCATCAGTGGCCAGTAACCATCCTGTCCTTCCGTGAATTCACATACCACTTCCAGGTGGCATTGCTG GGTCAGGCCAACTGTAGCTCAGAGGCCATCGTCCAGCCAGCCACAGACTACTACTTCCACTTCTACCGCCTGTGTGACTGA